The Phaeobacter gallaeciensis DSM 26640 genomic sequence CCGCGTCTGGGAGGGCGCGCTGCCGCAGATCAAGACGATTGATCCGGGTCAGCCTGATCACGTGGGGTACAGTCCGGCGATTTCAGGGCTAGCGCTCAATTACAACCGGGTGCATTTCGAATGGAAACGTGCAGGCCAGGGCTGGGCCGTCACCATGGATGCTCGCACCAAGAAATATCGCCCCGAAGTCTCTGTTGCGACGATGAAAATCGCGCAGCGCAGCCTGCCAGTTTACAGCTATTCCGAAGGCAAGGATACCGACCGCTGGACGGTCGCCAGCAAGGCGCTGGGCAAAGGGGGTGCGCGTTGGCTGCCAGTACGCCATCCCGGAGCCTATGCAGCGGATGTCTTCCGCACCATGGCGCGTGCCAATGGCATCAAACTGTCAGCGCCAAAGGTCGCGAAATCGCGCCCCTCGGGGCAGGTGGTGGCCCATCACAACAGCCCGCCGCTGGATCTGATGCTGAAGGCGACGCTGAAGTATTCCAACAATCTGATGGCCGAAATGATTGGTCTGGCGGCCACGCAGGCGCGCGGCGGACGGCCCCGTAGCCTGCGCGACTCTGCCGCGCAGATGAGCCGCTGGGCGGCGGAGACCTATGGCATGGCCAACACCCGGCTGGTTGATCACTCCGGCCTTGGCGAGGATTCGCGAGTGACCCCCGATGATATGGTCAGCGCGCTGGTGGCCTCCTATCGGGATGGGCGGCTGAAACCTCTGCTGAAATCCTTTCCCATGCGCGACAGCAAGGGCCGCGTCCTGAAGGGCCATCCGATCAAGGTCGCTGCCAAAACCGGTACGCTCAACTTCGTGTCCGGTCTCGGCGGGTTCATGACGGCCACCGATGGCACTGTGCTCGCCTTTGCCATTTTCAGTGCCGATCAGAAGGCGCGCTCCCGCATATCACGGGCGGAACGCGAACGCCCGCAGGGGGCAAGAACCTGGAACCGCCGCGCCAAGCAGGTGCAGCAAAAGCTGATTGAGCGCTGGGGACGGGTTTACGGCAGCTGACCGTTAGGAAAAGCAAGGGCGCGGCTTTGCGTCTGCCGCCCTGTTCTGTGGCCGGGCGATGCCTCCAGCCAGCTGGGCGCTACCCGCCCGCCATGGCGTGGACCCAGATCTCAGCCTGCGGCTCATGAGGGGCGCGGGTGCCGTCGGTAACTGCCCCCAGCCGCCTTGCCACTGCCTGCGACCGTAGATTGTCGTGATCAATATAGCTGTAGAGGTGGCCCAGTC encodes the following:
- the dacB gene encoding D-alanyl-D-alanine carboxypeptidase/D-alanyl-D-alanine endopeptidase; its protein translation is MISRRFFLTSCLSSVAANTALANAPAVSLRPVARDPASLISAGGGLKGLLSRAGLSGEVACAVADVKTGLRLEAEGAGAGLPPASVAKALTALYALDALGADHRFTTQIVATGGISGGVVSGDLVLVGGGDPMLNTDTLAQLAKALKTAGIREVRGAFRVWEGALPQIKTIDPGQPDHVGYSPAISGLALNYNRVHFEWKRAGQGWAVTMDARTKKYRPEVSVATMKIAQRSLPVYSYSEGKDTDRWTVASKALGKGGARWLPVRHPGAYAADVFRTMARANGIKLSAPKVAKSRPSGQVVAHHNSPPLDLMLKATLKYSNNLMAEMIGLAATQARGGRPRSLRDSAAQMSRWAAETYGMANTRLVDHSGLGEDSRVTPDDMVSALVASYRDGRLKPLLKSFPMRDSKGRVLKGHPIKVAAKTGTLNFVSGLGGFMTATDGTVLAFAIFSADQKARSRISRAERERPQGARTWNRRAKQVQQKLIERWGRVYGS